DNA from Thermodesulforhabdus norvegica:
ACATGGATTCAATTCTATTCTTGGAGGATTTGAAGATAAAATTAGGTGATACAACACCTATCAAGTATTTAGAGGAGGTGATATCATGGATGTAGAAAGAATTAGAGGCTGGGCATGGAGTGTTGCTAATAAACTGATGGAAGCAGATAGAGGAGATACAAGGACGCTTGATAGATTCATGATGGACCTGAGAAGTGCAAATCTTCCCCACGAGTTTACCAATGCTATTGCAAACAATATGACAGTATTTAAAAGAGCCGGAATAGATGTTGGAGAGATACCTCATGAACTTCAGTATTTTTCAAGCGTCACAGAGTTTAAAGAAGCAAAAGCTGTTATAATTGCAACATTTCATAATACGCAAATAACTTGGAGCAGAGTCATAGAAAGATTAGGGAAGGAAAAGAGCAAAGAGCTACGTGATGAAGACATAAAAAGAATTGCTGATGAATGTTATGTTAAACCCGAATTTGTCAAAGTGGTGATAAATGGCTTGAAAGGAGGCGATGAAGAATGAAAAGAGTATTAATATCTATCTTAGCAAGAGTAAAGGGCAATGTGAATGCAAACGGAACAATTGCAGCGCTTACGGAAATTAAGAAGTTCTTTACAACCGATGGAGAAACAAGAGTGTATGTTTCTGGGAGATGTGTCAAGTACTGTATAAAACAGAGACTAAGCGAGAAAGGATTTGAGCTATCGCCTTTGGAAAGACCTAGAAGAGTTGTTATATCAAAAGGTAATCCTGTTCTGTACATTGATGATGATTTGTTTGGATTCATGATGGCCGAAGTACCAGGGGAAGCGGCAAGAAGAAGATTTGCTCCAATTAAAACCGACGGAATAGTTGCACTAAGACATTGCGAAATCACGAGGGACTTTGGAGGAAGATTTGACCCTACAGAAAAAGAGATGCCGTCTCCTTTCGAAGTTGAAGTTGCAGACTTCATTGGCCAGAATAACTGGATTTTAACAGAAAACATTGGTAGATTTGAAGATAAGGAAATAACCGATATAATTAAGAACTCTCCAGTAAAGTTAGAAGAAAGAGATGAGAACGGAAAGAAATTCTACTATTTGCCCTCAGAAGTATCTGATAATGCTAATAAAAAGTATGAGAGAAAGAGCAGGCTAAGAGCTTTTCTAGAGGTATTGCTAAAAGAAAGATACACATTCCCAAGATCAGCAACTAATTTGCACCAACCCCACTATTATTATGCTGTCCTCCTCCCCACAGAGCGATTACTACCTCTTTTTGCGCATATAGACTACGAAATTAAAAATGGAAAAGTCGTGCTGAATCTTGATAAAATGGAAGATTGGGGAAGTCTGCTAATGGATGGTGAGAAAGTAACGATAATAGATTTCGAGCATGCGTTAGATGATGAAGTGAAATTGAGAATAGAAAATTACAGAAAGAGAATTGAAGGGCTTGAAAACGAGATAAAAAGCACAAATGACGAAGAACTGAAGAAGAAAATGGAAGAGGAAAAAGAGGAGATAGAAAATAGGATTGGGGTATTGGAATCTATCAAAGTTATCAGTCCTTACAGGATAGAGAGTGTAATAAATGAAATAACAAACTATCTTGTAGGTGCTTAGGTATGGAAGCACACACTTTTTTAATCTCTTTTTTCACGGCACATTTCAAACGCCATGAGACAAAGAAATTTAGATCGAGTTACTTTTTGCCCCCACCAACAGTTATCTGGGGTATTATTGGGGCAATGTTTGGTATTGAAAGAGAAGAATTAGAAAACTTCGCAAAAGAAAACAGTCTTATTGTGGGAGCAGAACTATGTGATTTTAAAGGACTTGCTACTGAGAAAGCGACCTTAATGCCTTGGGATAAAGAGAACAGAATATTTATAAGAACTGTGGAAGATTTTGAGTTTCTGATAGAACCACATTACAGAATTGGGATTTATGCAAAGGAAAATTTAATTGAGGAATTAAAAGAGAAAATTGAAAATAAAAATTTTGAGTTCGATATTTATGGAGGGATTTCTGATTGTTTTCTGAAAGACATAAAAAATGAGAAAAAAGCCGAATTTATGGAGAAAACAGAAGCTAAAGGTATGATTCCAGCTGATATAATTGCTGGGTTTTCTCAAATCACAGAGGGAAGCAAAATAATAAGAGTTCTGTACTTAAACACTTTCTTTTATCAAGGCTTTAAAGTGGAATTTAAGGTCAAAGAGCCGATAAAAACAGTAAATGGTATAGCAGTATGGAGTGTGGATGATGTTGAAAGATTTAGAAAAGGGAATGTGGAGTAAAGAATCGCATGAAGGAAAGAAATTGAGAGAACATATTAAGGAGTGTAAGAAATTAAGTAATAAGTTTCTCAAATTTTATAATTTAACAAAATACACGGAATTTGCTGATATCCTTTGCTATTATCACGACTTAGGAAAGTTAAGAGAAGATTGGAGTGTATACAAACAAAATAATCCTCCCCATTCTAACTTTTCCACTTTTGTGTTTTTTAAAGGAGAGAGTATAGAGAAGAATATACTAATCCCCTTTTTTATTCTCAAACATCATGGAATTCTTGATACCGATACCAACATAAAAAGAATAGTTGGTCTTCTTCCTAAGGAGATATCTGATGATGAAAGAAAACGATTTGAAGATTTGTTAAGCGAATGGAGAAGGAACTTCTACTTGAATGTAAAAACAAATAAAATTGATAATACAACAAAGATTGATTTAGTTGACACTTATGGACTTTTTAAATTCGCAGACATACTTTCAGCAAGTAATTTGATAAATTACAGGATAAGCAATCCAAACAAAAATGTTGAAGATTTAAGACTATGGATTTTAGAAAAAATCCAGAAAAAAGGACTTGAAATCAGAAATAAGGACCTTCAAACGCAGTTAAGCTTAAGCAAAGTAAAAGAACATTTACTCATAAGAGCTCCCACAGGATGGGGGAAAACTGCTGCATCGCTTTCATACGCTGTAAGCAAGGGTTCGAGAATAATCTACGTTCTACCAACGATCACATCGATAAAGAGTTTTTATGATGACCTTTGCACTTTTTTCGGAAAAGAAAACGTTGGAGAATTTTTCTATTATGCTGATGTTGAGGCAATAAAAAGGGAAGAGAGCGATTTTAGAGAATTAATGTTCTCTTCTTACTTCACTCAACCAGTTATTATTACGACGCTTGATCAGTTGTTATTAACATTCCTTCAAGTTGGAAAATACTTTTTAAAACGTCCACATCTAAGAAACTCCGTAATTATTCTTGATGAAGTTCATACTTTCTCGCAGAGCATGTTATATATTCTCTCTTACTTTCTTGAAAGGTTTTCTGGGTCTTACAACCTAAGGTTGTGTATAATGTCTGCAACTTTCCCTTCTATACTTAGAGAGCATTTTGAAAACCTCCTTGGAAGGGTTGAGAAGTTATGGTTAAATGAAGAATTCAAGAATAGAAGAAGAATTATGTACGGGCTTGAGGAGAAAGATATTTTGGATGTCGTTGGGGATATTATTGAAATTTACAAATCAAATAGAAAACCATTTAGAATGGCGATAGTCTGTAACACAGTAGAAAAATCTCAAAAAGTATTTGAAGAACTGCAAAGTTTAACGCCAGAAATAAATGTGGAATTGTTGCATTCACGCTTTATTTATAAACATCGATGTGAAAAAGAAGATAGAATTAACAATTGGATAAGAAACGGAGAGAGCTTTATTTTAGTTGCCACACAAGTCATAGAGGTATCTCTTGATATTTCCTTTGATTTTATGGTTACTGAATGTGCA
Protein-coding regions in this window:
- the cas7i gene encoding type I-B CRISPR-associated protein Cas7/Cst2/DevR, giving the protein MKRVLISILARVKGNVNANGTIAALTEIKKFFTTDGETRVYVSGRCVKYCIKQRLSEKGFELSPLERPRRVVISKGNPVLYIDDDLFGFMMAEVPGEAARRRFAPIKTDGIVALRHCEITRDFGGRFDPTEKEMPSPFEVEVADFIGQNNWILTENIGRFEDKEITDIIKNSPVKLEERDENGKKFYYLPSEVSDNANKKYERKSRLRAFLEVLLKERYTFPRSATNLHQPHYYYAVLLPTERLLPLFAHIDYEIKNGKVVLNLDKMEDWGSLLMDGEKVTIIDFEHALDDEVKLRIENYRKRIEGLENEIKSTNDEELKKKMEEEKEEIENRIGVLESIKVISPYRIESVINEITNYLVGA
- the cas5 gene encoding CRISPR-associated protein Cas5 encodes the protein MEAHTFLISFFTAHFKRHETKKFRSSYFLPPPTVIWGIIGAMFGIEREELENFAKENSLIVGAELCDFKGLATEKATLMPWDKENRIFIRTVEDFEFLIEPHYRIGIYAKENLIEELKEKIENKNFEFDIYGGISDCFLKDIKNEKKAEFMEKTEAKGMIPADIIAGFSQITEGSKIIRVLYLNTFFYQGFKVEFKVKEPIKTVNGIAVWSVDDVERFRKGNVE
- the cas3 gene encoding CRISPR-associated helicase Cas3', with product MMLKDLEKGMWSKESHEGKKLREHIKECKKLSNKFLKFYNLTKYTEFADILCYYHDLGKLREDWSVYKQNNPPHSNFSTFVFFKGESIEKNILIPFFILKHHGILDTDTNIKRIVGLLPKEISDDERKRFEDLLSEWRRNFYLNVKTNKIDNTTKIDLVDTYGLFKFADILSASNLINYRISNPNKNVEDLRLWILEKIQKKGLEIRNKDLQTQLSLSKVKEHLLIRAPTGWGKTAASLSYAVSKGSRIIYVLPTITSIKSFYDDLCTFFGKENVGEFFYYADVEAIKREESDFRELMFSSYFTQPVIITTLDQLLLTFLQVGKYFLKRPHLRNSVIILDEVHTFSQSMLYILSYFLERFSGSYNLRLCIMSATFPSILREHFENLLGRVEKLWLNEEFKNRRRIMYGLEEKDILDVVGDIIEIYKSNRKPFRMAIVCNTVEKSQKVFEELQSLTPEINVELLHSRFIYKHRCEKEDRINNWIRNGESFILVATQVIEVSLDISFDFMVTECAPLEALVQRFGRVNRYEDKTKEINVWITYPVEIEDKKMYPYEKEDIKSTWELLKNFEGDNLENEFQLIKEYDKAANLSRVKQRKIYKKIYNLLETWNENTNFLYSWRVDDEFAQKLLKFREEFTRLVIPSLYKGYVEKLYEKMRKEASYTQKRKIFAKIKEYTVCNDPYESRPKFTLLKRR